In a single window of the Nocardioides sp. L-11A genome:
- a CDS encoding DUF202 domain-containing protein — translation MPVESPSGARDPGLQAERTLLSWRRTSLAIGVASLVGWRLGSSARSEIVAGLGLAALATAVVVAVMAEARHATRCAPPEEMRRVPSGRLLLVVAFAVQVLGVGGVLILVSGRR, via the coding sequence ATGCCGGTCGAATCCCCCTCGGGTGCGAGGGATCCGGGACTTCAGGCCGAGCGGACGCTGCTGAGCTGGCGGCGTACCTCGCTCGCGATCGGGGTTGCCTCGTTGGTCGGCTGGCGGCTCGGATCCAGCGCGCGGAGCGAGATCGTCGCTGGCCTCGGGCTGGCGGCCCTGGCCACAGCCGTCGTGGTCGCCGTGATGGCGGAGGCGCGCCATGCCACCCGGTGCGCGCCTCCGGAGGAGATGCGCCGCGTGCCTTCGGGGCGGCTGCTCCTGGTCGTCGCCTTCGCGGTGCAGGTCCTCGGCGTCGGCGGAGTGCTGATCCTGGTGTCCGGGAGGCGCTGA
- a CDS encoding DUF202 domain-containing protein: MSYAGAGRPRFPRTLYGEGSEPDPRFTMANERTFLAWIRTALALLAAGVTLAVVDLGLQEELRIGAATVFLVGGVAVPGQAWCGWLRTERALRRDLPLHPTRMMLSTVVAVTVGGALAGLAALVG; encoded by the coding sequence GTGTCATACGCCGGAGCGGGGCGTCCCCGCTTCCCGCGGACGCTGTACGGCGAGGGGAGCGAGCCCGACCCACGGTTCACGATGGCCAACGAGCGCACCTTCCTGGCCTGGATCCGCACCGCGCTGGCCCTTCTCGCGGCCGGGGTGACGCTCGCGGTCGTCGACCTGGGCCTGCAGGAGGAGCTGCGGATCGGCGCGGCGACGGTGTTCCTGGTGGGGGGCGTGGCCGTCCCCGGACAGGCATGGTGTGGCTGGCTGCGGACCGAGCGCGCGCTGCGCCGCGACCTGCCGTTGCACCCGACGCGGATGATGCTCTCGACCGTCGTCGCGGTGACGGTGGGCGGCGCACTCGCCGGTCTCGCAGCGCTCGTGGGTTGA
- a CDS encoding LysR substrate-binding domain-containing protein, with amino-acid sequence MAYAKLIDGRLKLRHFVIALAVAETGSLGRAAQVLHVSQPSLTRLVHDLEAVFGTQLFDRTATGTAPTPAGEEFLRHAAAIVATLATTDKRMASYVDGSAGLVTVGAYAVGSSDLLPAAIARVKAVAPRMQIRLRDATPDILIPALQSGEVDLAIGRIESYLGRSAGLTTEVLHREPIVVVAAAGDPALRHEAPDLAQLRDAPWVLPLPQTALRHDIDDAFRRRGVELPENLLECNQPSLVRDLVVACGALGVVARSVAELMPDVEPLGRDLLGLTQQVGLAYRTEPGPTPAAAAVRSALRATAAAGAEHGPPDPG; translated from the coding sequence ATGGCGTACGCGAAGCTCATCGACGGCCGGTTGAAGCTGCGGCACTTCGTGATCGCCTTGGCCGTGGCCGAGACGGGCTCGCTCGGAAGGGCCGCGCAGGTGCTCCACGTCAGTCAGCCGTCGCTGACCCGACTCGTGCACGATCTCGAGGCGGTCTTCGGCACCCAGCTTTTCGACCGGACGGCCACGGGGACCGCTCCGACGCCTGCCGGCGAGGAGTTCCTGCGCCACGCCGCGGCGATCGTCGCCACTCTGGCGACGACCGACAAGCGGATGGCGTCGTACGTCGACGGCAGTGCTGGCCTCGTGACCGTCGGCGCCTACGCCGTCGGCTCGAGCGACCTGCTGCCCGCCGCGATCGCGCGGGTCAAGGCGGTCGCACCCCGCATGCAGATCCGGCTCCGCGATGCGACGCCGGACATCCTGATCCCCGCCCTCCAGTCGGGCGAGGTCGACCTCGCCATCGGTCGCATCGAGTCGTACCTCGGCAGGTCGGCGGGACTGACCACCGAGGTGCTCCACCGCGAGCCGATCGTCGTCGTGGCGGCCGCCGGAGACCCGGCGCTCCGCCACGAGGCTCCCGATCTCGCGCAGCTGCGCGACGCCCCCTGGGTGCTGCCGCTGCCGCAGACGGCGTTGCGTCACGACATCGACGACGCCTTCCGGCGCAGGGGGGTCGAGCTCCCCGAGAACCTGCTCGAGTGCAACCAGCCCTCGCTGGTACGGGACCTCGTGGTCGCCTGCGGCGCCCTGGGCGTGGTGGCGCGTTCCGTCGCCGAGCTGATGCCGGATGTCGAGCCGCTGGGCCGCGACCTGCTCGGTCTGACCCAGCAGGTCGGCCTGGCCTATCGCACCGAGCCCGGCCCCACTCCCGCCGCCGCGGCGGTGCGGTCGGCACTGCGGGCCACCGCGGCCGCGGGCGCCGAGCACGGTCCTCCGGATCCTGGATGA
- a CDS encoding MBL fold metallo-hydrolase yields MLSEQLELVLFGTAAGPMATARLQTSSALVVDGDIYIIDAGMGLTTQFWRAGLDFRRVRAIFLTHLHSDHVSDLFHFLSSNWPWWDVDRQRIAIHGPAAAGASGPEDARHPGLPGTDESVVVPECPTPGIVEFLRNQVAANAYDINQRLRSTRRRNDVPLDFTGALHPPMYDVHELPVPAGASVADYAPPMAPQTIYEDENVRVSATLVDHPPVFPAYGFRFDTAHGAVSFSGDTTVSRNLVRLAQGSDVLVHEVNAVDESVGAFTDTPLAETMARQFLTAHTPSRRYRHRDGSTTPGVGEVASAAGAGALVLHHLYPADGSVEAAEFGLAATADFAGPVIVAEDGMRIDVPGLRRLAALDTTIPSSGASPEPGGRSTPSLPSSSDTLEGTPS; encoded by the coding sequence GTGCTGTCTGAGCAGCTCGAGCTGGTGCTGTTCGGCACCGCCGCCGGACCGATGGCGACCGCGCGGCTGCAGACGTCGAGCGCCCTCGTCGTCGACGGCGACATCTACATCATCGACGCAGGCATGGGGCTGACCACGCAGTTCTGGCGGGCCGGTCTCGACTTCCGCCGCGTCCGCGCGATCTTCCTGACCCATCTCCACTCCGACCATGTCTCGGACCTCTTCCACTTCCTGTCCTCGAACTGGCCGTGGTGGGACGTCGATCGCCAGCGGATCGCCATCCACGGGCCCGCCGCGGCCGGCGCGTCCGGGCCCGAGGACGCCCGCCATCCCGGCCTTCCCGGCACGGACGAGTCCGTCGTCGTCCCCGAGTGCCCCACCCCGGGCATCGTCGAGTTCCTCCGGAACCAGGTCGCCGCGAACGCCTATGACATCAACCAGCGGCTGCGCTCGACCCGCCGGCGCAACGACGTACCGCTGGACTTCACCGGTGCGCTTCACCCGCCGATGTACGACGTGCACGAGCTCCCGGTGCCGGCCGGGGCGAGCGTGGCCGACTACGCCCCGCCGATGGCGCCGCAGACGATCTACGAGGACGAGAACGTGCGGGTCTCGGCGACCCTGGTCGACCACCCACCCGTCTTCCCGGCGTACGGGTTCCGCTTCGACACCGCGCACGGCGCCGTGAGCTTCAGCGGCGACACCACCGTCAGCCGCAACCTCGTGCGGCTCGCCCAGGGCAGCGACGTCCTCGTGCACGAGGTCAACGCGGTCGACGAGTCCGTGGGAGCCTTCACGGACACCCCCCTGGCGGAGACCATGGCCCGGCAGTTCCTGACCGCGCACACGCCCTCGCGTCGCTACCGCCATCGCGACGGATCGACGACACCCGGGGTCGGCGAGGTCGCCTCGGCCGCCGGCGCCGGGGCGCTGGTGCTGCACCATTTGTACCCGGCCGACGGCTCGGTCGAGGCAGCCGAGTTCGGGCTGGCCGCGACGGCCGACTTCGCCGGGCCGGTGATCGTCGCCGAGGACGGCATGCGCATCGACGTCCCGGGCCTGCGCCGCCTCGCCGCCCTCGACACCACGATCCCGTCGTCCGGCGCCTCCCCGGAGCCCGGCGGACGCTCCACGCCATCTCTCCCCAGCAGTTCCGACACCCTCGAAGGGACCCCCTCATGA
- a CDS encoding ABC transporter substrate-binding protein, whose product MKTLTRCVAAVALTLPLAACGGGGAESDATPVTLVVPGPSCLNLYPLRTGIAEGIFEDVGIDLTVQVVQGSPGVLQALVSGKGDIGLPAPQPVVAAQANGADVSLFANVYARGSFRIIALDSGAGDLDDLRGKVIGVEASDGGETAYLHATMAGAGMTAGKDYEVKVVGDGGSAVAGFERSDIDAYAASNGAAATIRAAGVDTVDLSPPPSDSGFGNGLAAKNSWLDENRDTAEAVGRAFRQAAAYASDDVDAVLDACRETSPQEVEDRAYAEALLAAAAESMTPIDDDAWGSWRESGITTFLAETERQLGLAPGTVTPDGVFRTDLLEAINR is encoded by the coding sequence ATGAAGACACTGACCCGCTGCGTCGCCGCCGTTGCCCTCACCCTTCCCCTCGCCGCCTGCGGCGGTGGTGGCGCGGAGAGCGACGCGACCCCGGTGACCCTCGTGGTCCCGGGCCCGAGCTGCCTGAACCTCTACCCGCTGCGTACCGGGATCGCCGAGGGGATCTTCGAGGACGTGGGCATCGACCTCACCGTGCAGGTCGTGCAGGGCTCGCCGGGCGTCCTCCAGGCCCTCGTCTCCGGCAAGGGCGACATCGGCCTGCCCGCTCCCCAGCCCGTCGTCGCCGCGCAGGCCAACGGCGCGGACGTCTCCCTGTTCGCGAACGTCTATGCACGGGGCTCCTTCCGGATCATCGCCCTCGACTCCGGGGCCGGCGATCTCGACGACCTCCGCGGCAAGGTGATCGGCGTCGAGGCATCCGACGGCGGCGAGACTGCCTACCTCCACGCCACGATGGCGGGGGCGGGCATGACCGCAGGCAAGGACTACGAGGTCAAGGTCGTCGGTGACGGCGGCTCGGCCGTCGCCGGCTTCGAACGCAGCGACATCGACGCCTACGCCGCCTCCAACGGCGCGGCCGCCACGATCCGCGCCGCCGGCGTCGACACGGTCGACCTGTCGCCGCCGCCGAGCGACAGCGGGTTCGGCAACGGACTCGCCGCCAAGAACTCCTGGCTGGACGAGAACCGGGACACCGCCGAGGCGGTGGGCCGCGCGTTCCGGCAGGCGGCCGCGTACGCGAGCGATGACGTCGACGCCGTCCTCGACGCCTGCCGCGAGACGAGCCCCCAGGAGGTGGAGGACCGCGCCTACGCCGAGGCGCTCCTCGCGGCGGCCGCCGAGTCGATGACCCCCATCGACGACGACGCCTGGGGTTCCTGGCGCGAATCCGGCATCACCACCTTCCTCGCCGAGACCGAGAGGCAGCTCGGCCTGGCACCCGGCACCGTCACTCCTGACGGGGTCTTCCGCACCGATCTCCTGGAGGCGATCAACCGGTGA
- a CDS encoding ABC transporter ATP-binding protein, translating to MSSTTLSAAGAPPSVAAFDVRGVCKEFPRTGVTALQDVDLRVPAGSFAALIGPSGCGKSTLLNILSGLAEPTSGAVDVYGRPVAGPPDEVGFMFQQPTLLPWRTVLENVLVPIQAQQGRRAARAHRDRARELLTSVGLGEFETSYPHEISGGMAQRTAICRMLITEPRALLLDEPFGALDEMSREAMDIELHRISRATDATVIMVTHSIPEAVLLADQVVVMSARPGCVARVIDIPLGRVRTRETLVEPAFGRAVTQVREALMGGARRG from the coding sequence GTGAGCAGCACGACCCTCTCGGCCGCGGGAGCGCCTCCCTCGGTCGCCGCCTTCGATGTCCGCGGGGTCTGCAAGGAGTTCCCGCGGACCGGCGTGACAGCCCTCCAGGACGTGGATCTCCGCGTCCCCGCCGGATCCTTCGCCGCCCTCATCGGTCCCAGTGGCTGCGGGAAGTCGACCCTGCTCAACATCCTCTCCGGGCTGGCCGAGCCGACCTCGGGCGCGGTCGACGTCTACGGCCGGCCGGTGGCCGGTCCTCCCGACGAGGTGGGGTTCATGTTCCAGCAGCCGACGCTCCTGCCCTGGCGCACCGTGCTCGAGAACGTCCTCGTGCCGATCCAGGCGCAGCAGGGCCGCCGGGCCGCCCGGGCCCACCGCGACCGGGCCCGCGAGCTGCTCACGTCCGTGGGGCTCGGTGAGTTCGAGACCAGCTACCCGCACGAGATCTCCGGGGGCATGGCCCAGCGCACGGCGATCTGCCGCATGCTCATCACCGAGCCCCGGGCACTCCTGCTCGACGAGCCGTTCGGTGCCCTCGACGAGATGTCGCGGGAGGCGATGGACATCGAGCTGCACCGGATCAGCCGGGCCACCGACGCCACCGTCATCATGGTGACCCACTCCATCCCGGAGGCCGTCCTGCTGGCCGACCAGGTCGTGGTGATGTCAGCCCGGCCTGGCTGCGTGGCGCGGGTGATCGATATTCCACTCGGCCGCGTGCGCACGCGCGAGACACTCGTCGAGCCGGCGTTCGGCCGGGCGGTGACCCAGGTCCGCGAGGCCCTGATGGGAGGTGCCCGCCGTGGCTGA
- a CDS encoding ABC transporter permease, with amino-acid sequence MAEQTCPPSATRGRRATRDCDGRAGRRRRRVPTPIAMLLVVALPLVVWDLVVRFGDISPIVFPSPRAVGESIVEVGRSLAEGGFFLEALSITVQEILLGFALASTAGVLLGALVGLTDIGRRAVMPLFVLVEATPKIAFVPMFVAWFGFGMTSKVAMAAFLSFFPVVVGTAAGLAAVSEAERRLFSSLRTPAWRRVLMLHVPRSLPFVFAGLKIAVVSSVTGVIAAEFIGGGSGFGEQIRISSSQLAIDRVFGLIFYLSLLGVLLFGLVSYAQRRLVFWDEGSRRQ; translated from the coding sequence GTGGCTGAGCAGACCTGTCCCCCCTCCGCGACGCGCGGCCGGCGCGCGACCCGCGACTGCGACGGACGCGCAGGTCGCCGGCGGCGACGCGTCCCGACGCCGATCGCGATGCTGCTCGTCGTCGCACTGCCGCTGGTGGTCTGGGACCTCGTCGTGCGCTTCGGCGACATCTCCCCGATCGTGTTCCCGTCGCCTCGGGCCGTCGGCGAGTCGATCGTCGAGGTCGGCCGGAGCCTGGCCGAGGGCGGCTTCTTCCTCGAGGCGCTCAGCATCACCGTGCAGGAGATCCTGCTCGGGTTCGCCCTCGCCAGCACTGCCGGCGTCCTCCTGGGCGCCCTCGTGGGGCTCACCGACATCGGCAGGCGAGCCGTCATGCCGCTGTTCGTCCTGGTCGAGGCGACTCCGAAGATTGCCTTCGTGCCCATGTTCGTCGCCTGGTTCGGCTTCGGCATGACGTCGAAGGTCGCGATGGCCGCTTTCCTCTCCTTCTTCCCCGTCGTCGTCGGCACCGCGGCGGGCCTTGCCGCCGTGTCGGAGGCCGAACGGCGGTTGTTCTCCTCACTCCGCACCCCGGCGTGGCGGCGGGTCCTGATGCTCCACGTGCCGCGCTCACTTCCCTTCGTGTTCGCCGGGCTGAAGATCGCCGTCGTGTCGTCGGTGACCGGCGTCATCGCGGCCGAGTTCATCGGCGGCGGCAGCGGCTTCGGCGAGCAGATCCGCATCTCGTCGAGCCAGCTGGCCATCGACCGGGTCTTCGGGCTGATCTTCTACCTCAGCCTGCTGGGGGTGCTGCTCTTCGGCCTGGTGTCCTACGCCCAGCGCAGGCTGGTCTTCTGGGACGAGGGGAGCCGGCGCCAGTGA
- a CDS encoding fumarylacetoacetate hydrolase family protein, with the protein MTGESVLVAGQGRDTHLHPISSVARDARLPEPARAELDQLIDTESWLVLSDDTTTALARLACDLAASGTTGLGRAEDLGPLAAALPTPTSRVFAMGGNYAHHMAQMTSRSPRRRTVQEVLDGGRAGDPWGYLVAPGTLTGSGEPVVPPRGALHLDYEAEAALIVASTGRDLSPDDVRFSGVTGYSDFTLRDKFEGSGLSLDQGPLSWSLVKNFESGKVLGPWAVLGDRTGPPPRVRGRVNGERRQDSAGDVLVQEPQVAIAYLSRFLTIRPGDVIACGCPAGTAADAGHPYLRPGDVVEVEVDGVGVLCNTINEWRNDDE; encoded by the coding sequence TTGACAGGCGAGAGCGTGCTGGTCGCCGGGCAGGGCCGGGACACCCACCTGCACCCGATCTCCTCGGTAGCCCGCGACGCCCGGCTGCCCGAGCCCGCGCGTGCGGAGCTCGACCAGCTGATCGACACCGAGAGCTGGCTGGTGCTCTCGGACGACACCACAACGGCGCTCGCCCGGCTCGCCTGCGACCTGGCCGCTTCGGGTACGACCGGACTCGGTCGCGCCGAGGACCTCGGCCCGTTGGCGGCCGCGCTGCCCACGCCGACGTCCCGCGTCTTCGCGATGGGCGGCAACTATGCCCACCACATGGCCCAGATGACGTCGCGCTCCCCCCGACGACGGACCGTGCAGGAGGTCCTCGACGGGGGCCGGGCGGGCGACCCTTGGGGCTATCTCGTGGCGCCCGGCACCCTCACCGGATCGGGCGAGCCGGTGGTGCCGCCGCGCGGCGCGCTCCACCTGGACTACGAGGCCGAGGCCGCGCTGATCGTCGCCTCGACGGGCCGCGACCTCTCCCCCGACGACGTCCGCTTCTCCGGCGTCACCGGCTACAGCGACTTCACACTGCGCGACAAGTTCGAGGGATCGGGTCTGTCGCTGGACCAGGGCCCGCTGTCCTGGTCGCTCGTGAAGAATTTCGAGTCCGGCAAGGTGCTGGGGCCGTGGGCGGTGCTCGGCGACCGGACCGGACCACCGCCCCGGGTCCGCGGTCGCGTCAACGGCGAGCGGCGCCAGGACTCGGCGGGCGACGTCCTCGTCCAAGAGCCACAAGTCGCGATCGCCTACCTGTCGCGCTTCTTGACGATCCGGCCCGGCGACGTGATCGCCTGCGGCTGCCCGGCCGGGACCGCGGCGGACGCGGGCCACCCCTATCTGCGTCCGGGAGACGTCGTGGAGGTCGAGGTCGACGGTGTCGGCGTGCTGTGCAACACGATCAACGAGTGGAGGAACGACGATGAGTGA
- a CDS encoding RidA family protein, giving the protein MSDQVTGAGTAPLSRSIRRGDLVFLSGAVPIRPDGTLAGEGIEEQTEHVLRRLDEELRTHGGDRADIAKVTVLLADPDRDWAAMNKVYRAFFAEPMPARSAYGVHLAAEGLLVEIEAIAVLGG; this is encoded by the coding sequence ATGAGTGACCAGGTGACCGGTGCCGGGACGGCCCCGCTGTCGAGGAGCATCCGGCGAGGAGACCTTGTCTTCCTCTCCGGGGCCGTGCCGATCCGGCCGGACGGGACGCTGGCCGGGGAGGGCATCGAGGAGCAGACCGAGCACGTCCTGCGCCGACTCGACGAGGAGCTGCGCACCCACGGCGGCGATCGCGCCGACATCGCCAAGGTGACCGTCCTGCTCGCCGACCCGGACCGCGACTGGGCGGCGATGAACAAGGTCTACCGCGCATTCTTCGCGGAGCCGATGCCGGCCCGCTCGGCGTACGGCGTCCACCTGGCCGCCGAGGGCCTGCTCGTGGAGATCGAGGCGATCGCGGTGCTGGGCGGCTGA
- a CDS encoding Lrp/AsnC family transcriptional regulator yields MDRVDRGILDILRADSRTSIREVAERLGISRASAYARVKRLVDTRVIRGFTIDVDHTALGLGLPAYIHVRIKQNTWKSFRKKAWALEEAAHVALVAGDFDCVILVRARDAEHLRELVLERIQALPEVVATQTVLVFEEHVGQA; encoded by the coding sequence ATGGATCGGGTCGATCGTGGAATTCTGGACATCCTGCGTGCCGACTCCCGGACCTCGATCCGGGAGGTCGCCGAACGCCTGGGGATCAGTCGGGCCAGCGCCTACGCACGGGTCAAACGCCTGGTCGACACCCGGGTCATCCGCGGCTTCACCATCGACGTCGACCATACGGCGCTGGGGCTCGGCCTGCCGGCGTACATCCACGTCCGGATCAAGCAGAACACCTGGAAGTCCTTCCGGAAGAAGGCGTGGGCCCTGGAGGAGGCAGCCCACGTCGCGCTGGTCGCCGGCGACTTCGACTGCGTGATCCTGGTCCGCGCCCGCGACGCCGAGCATCTGCGTGAGCTGGTGCTGGAGCGGATCCAGGCGCTGCCCGAGGTGGTCGCGACCCAGACGGTGCTGGTCTTCGAGGAGCACGTCGGGCAGGCCTGA
- a CDS encoding phenylalanine 4-monooxygenase, giving the protein MFEEAQYFAPVTADEDGSLKVHLGADHPGFADSEYRARRDALATLASNWRPGEPCPTAAYTEEEHEVWRVVSEALVTKHRAYGCREFLDGKESLGLPIDRIPQLAEVSEWLAPLTGFSYRPAAGLVPLREFYGSLADKAFWSTQYVRHHSVPLYTPEPDVLHEVVGHGNTLANPRFTDLYELAGRASRRVRTTEALEFVSKVFWFTLEFGVLWEAGELKAYGAGILSSPGEIEAFRGMTIRPLEIATMGTQLYDITDYQDVLYVAESFTQLEDVVGGFWADCTDDSIAAILARTPAHA; this is encoded by the coding sequence ATGTTCGAGGAAGCCCAGTACTTCGCCCCGGTGACCGCCGACGAGGACGGTTCGCTCAAGGTCCACCTCGGTGCCGACCACCCCGGCTTCGCCGACAGCGAGTACCGCGCCCGCCGCGACGCCCTCGCCACCCTCGCCAGCAACTGGCGTCCCGGCGAGCCCTGCCCCACGGCGGCGTACACCGAGGAGGAGCACGAGGTGTGGCGCGTGGTCAGCGAGGCGCTGGTGACCAAGCACCGCGCGTACGGCTGCCGCGAGTTCCTCGACGGCAAGGAGTCGCTCGGCCTGCCGATCGACCGGATCCCCCAGCTGGCCGAGGTGAGCGAGTGGCTTGCGCCGCTGACCGGGTTCAGCTACCGCCCGGCCGCCGGCCTGGTCCCCCTGCGGGAGTTCTACGGCTCCCTCGCCGACAAGGCCTTCTGGTCGACCCAGTACGTCCGCCATCACTCGGTGCCGCTCTACACCCCCGAGCCCGACGTGCTGCACGAGGTCGTCGGCCACGGCAACACCCTGGCCAACCCGCGCTTCACCGACCTCTACGAGCTCGCCGGCCGGGCCTCGCGCCGGGTGCGGACCACCGAGGCGCTGGAGTTCGTGAGCAAGGTCTTCTGGTTCACCCTGGAGTTCGGCGTGCTGTGGGAGGCCGGGGAGCTCAAGGCGTACGGCGCCGGCATCCTCTCCTCCCCCGGCGAGATCGAGGCGTTCCGCGGGATGACCATCCGCCCGCTCGAGATCGCCACCATGGGCACCCAGCTCTACGACATCACCGACTACCAGGACGTCCTCTACGTCGCGGAGTCGTTCACGCAGCTCGAGGACGTCGTCGGCGGGTTCTGGGCGGACTGCACCGACGACTCGATCGCCGCGATCCTCGCCCGCACCCCGGCGCACGCCTGA
- a CDS encoding LysR family transcriptional regulator, giving the protein MLAPHVPDLRALELLVVVARTGSLGTAAAELGISQQAASSRVRTMEALVGEPLVARSKRGSELTPTGELVVQWADRVLDAAQALDAGIAALRADRRGHLDIAASLTIAEHLLPGWLVGLRGQQVQRGQQPTEVTMTATNTARVAELVEAGEVALGFVEGPEAPRGLRRRLVGTDELVVVVGPQHSWALRSRRRVSAETLAATPLVVREAGSGTRTVLERALADRPRATPALELSSTAAVRAAVAAGAGPAAVGAHAVRDDLATGRLVRITVTGLDLTRRLHAVWKGGPHPPEGPARELVAWAARRP; this is encoded by the coding sequence GTGCTGGCCCCTCACGTCCCCGATCTCCGGGCGCTGGAGCTGCTCGTCGTGGTCGCACGGACCGGCAGTCTGGGCACGGCCGCCGCCGAGCTGGGGATCAGCCAGCAGGCCGCGTCCTCGCGGGTGCGCACCATGGAGGCCCTCGTCGGCGAGCCCCTGGTCGCCCGCAGCAAGCGGGGCTCCGAGCTCACACCGACCGGCGAGCTGGTGGTCCAGTGGGCCGACCGGGTGCTCGATGCGGCCCAGGCGCTCGACGCCGGCATCGCCGCGCTGCGGGCCGACCGGCGCGGCCATCTGGACATCGCGGCCAGTCTCACCATCGCCGAGCACCTGCTGCCCGGCTGGCTGGTGGGCCTGCGCGGCCAGCAGGTCCAGCGCGGTCAGCAGCCGACCGAGGTCACCATGACGGCGACCAACACCGCGCGGGTCGCCGAGCTCGTGGAGGCGGGTGAGGTCGCGCTCGGCTTCGTCGAGGGGCCGGAGGCGCCCCGCGGGCTGCGGCGACGGCTGGTCGGCACCGACGAGCTCGTGGTCGTCGTCGGCCCCCAGCACTCCTGGGCGCTGCGCTCCCGCCGCCGCGTGAGCGCCGAGACGCTCGCGGCCACGCCGCTCGTCGTACGGGAGGCGGGGTCGGGGACCCGGACCGTGCTGGAGCGGGCGCTGGCCGACCGGCCGCGCGCCACGCCGGCGCTGGAGCTGTCGAGTACGGCGGCGGTCCGGGCCGCCGTGGCCGCCGGCGCCGGTCCCGCGGCGGTCGGCGCGCACGCCGTCCGCGACGACCTGGCCACCGGGCGGCTGGTGCGGATCACCGTGACCGGCCTCGACCTCACCCGCCGCCTCCACGCGGTGTGGAAGGGCGGTCCGCACCCGCCCGAGGGGCCCGCCCGCGAGCTGGTCGCCTGGGCCGCGCGCCGTCCCTGA
- a CDS encoding FAD-dependent oxidoreductase: MTLRVAIVGGGPAGIYAADILTKSETPVSVDILERLPAPFGLVRYGVAPDHPRIKEIIKALQRVIAKPEVRFLGNVEYGVDVKLEDLREFYDAVVVSTGAMADRDLGIPGEEHSLGAADFVSWYDAHPDVPQEWPLDATSVAVLGVGNVALDVARVLAKTGDEMLVTDIPPHVHAGLRAKTITDVHVFARRGPAYAKFSPLELRELNHSPNVEVIVHPEGFDVDEHGMAHIAEHKSQKMVLNTLTSWVGADPVGKPHRIHLHFAEAPVEIVTDEAGQVTTLRTERTHSPNADGRVEGTGEITDWEVQQVYRAIGYRSSALPGLPFDERAAVIPNDGGRVLDLDGTPIPGTYVTGWIKRGPVGLIGHTKSDAAETVGHLLAETRATATARRPEDVDAYLAERDVEVVTHTAWERIDAHEITLGEAEGRVRVKVATRAGMLGAARP; this comes from the coding sequence ATGACTCTCCGCGTAGCGATCGTGGGCGGCGGCCCGGCCGGCATCTACGCCGCCGACATCCTCACCAAGTCCGAGACCCCGGTCTCCGTCGACATCCTCGAGCGGCTGCCCGCGCCCTTCGGCCTGGTCCGGTACGGCGTCGCGCCGGACCACCCCCGGATCAAGGAGATCATCAAGGCGCTCCAGCGGGTGATCGCCAAGCCCGAGGTCCGCTTCCTCGGCAACGTCGAGTACGGCGTCGACGTGAAGCTCGAGGATCTGCGCGAGTTCTACGACGCCGTTGTCGTCTCCACCGGCGCCATGGCCGACCGCGACCTCGGCATCCCCGGCGAGGAGCACTCGCTCGGCGCCGCCGACTTCGTCTCCTGGTACGACGCGCACCCCGATGTCCCGCAGGAATGGCCGCTCGACGCGACCAGCGTCGCCGTCCTCGGCGTCGGCAATGTCGCCCTCGACGTCGCCCGCGTGCTCGCCAAGACCGGTGACGAGATGCTCGTGACCGACATCCCGCCCCACGTCCACGCCGGCCTGAGGGCGAAGACGATCACCGATGTGCACGTGTTCGCGCGCCGCGGCCCGGCGTACGCGAAGTTCTCGCCGCTGGAGCTGCGCGAGCTCAACCACTCGCCCAACGTCGAGGTGATCGTGCACCCCGAGGGCTTCGACGTCGACGAGCACGGCATGGCCCACATCGCCGAGCACAAGTCGCAGAAGATGGTGCTCAACACGCTCACCAGCTGGGTCGGCGCCGACCCCGTCGGCAAGCCGCACCGGATCCATCTGCACTTCGCCGAGGCACCCGTGGAGATCGTCACGGACGAGGCGGGCCAGGTGACCACGCTGCGTACCGAGCGCACCCACTCTCCGAACGCCGACGGCCGGGTCGAGGGCACCGGCGAGATCACCGACTGGGAGGTGCAGCAGGTCTATCGTGCGATCGGCTACCGCAGCAGCGCGCTGCCCGGCCTGCCGTTCGACGAGCGTGCGGCCGTGATCCCCAACGACGGCGGCCGGGTGCTCGACCTCGACGGCACCCCGATCCCCGGCACCTATGTCACCGGCTGGATCAAGCGCGGCCCGGTCGGTCTGATCGGGCACACCAAGAGCGACGCCGCCGAGACCGTCGGCCACCTTCTGGCCGAGACCCGGGCGACCGCCACCGCGCGCCGGCCCGAGGACGTCGACGCCTACCTCGCCGAGCGCGACGTCGAGGTCGTCACCCACACCGCCTGGGAGCGGATCGACGCCCACGAGATCACGCTGGGCGAGGCCGAGGGCCGGGTCCGGGTGAAGGTGGCGACCCGCGCCGGGATGCTGGGTGCCGCCCGGCCCTGA